A genomic stretch from candidate division WOR-3 bacterium includes:
- a CDS encoding prepilin-type N-terminal cleavage/methylation domain-containing protein, which yields MKNLNKVIKTKRQSDDKGITIIELLVVIFIIGVFLSFFIPTMTSRISNNARVNTTRQEMEQIRKAIVGNPDLVSGGELTDVGFKGDMGRLPRHLIELATRRPDTTLFNYPNKESLPIWDPWTKHGWKGPYLRDDGQQGFMKDAWGEYYQFFVDTNGDTIGLKSPGIDGEWDAPGTVGDDIKVLF from the coding sequence ATGAAAAACTTGAATAAGGTTATTAAAACTAAGCGACAAAGTGATGATAAAGGGATTACTATTATCGAACTTTTAGTTGTGATATTTATTATTGGTGTCTTTCTTTCCTTTTTTATACCGACAATGACTTCCCGGATTAGTAATAACGCTCGGGTAAATACTACCCGTCAGGAAATGGAACAGATAAGAAAAGCCATTGTGGGAAATCCGGATTTGGTTAGTGGTGGTGAACTTACTGATGTGGGATTTAAAGGCGATATGGGAAGATTGCCCCGCCATTTAATTGAACTGGCAACGCGTCGACCTGACACCACTTTATTCAATTATCCTAATAAGGAATCTTTGCCGATTTGGGACCCTTGGACAAAACATGGTTGGAAAGGACCCTATCTACGAGATGACGGTCAACAAGGCTTTATGAAGGATGCCTGGGGTGAGTATTATCAATTTTTCGTAGATACTAACGGCGACACGATTGGGTTAAAAAGTCCGGGAATTGATGGCGAATGGGATGCGCCTGGAACAGTCGGCGATGATATTAAAGTCTTATTTTGA
- a CDS encoding prepilin-type N-terminal cleavage/methylation domain-containing protein has translation MNSRYNKQLKGIYQILNSDKGVTLMELLVVILIIALLGAVAFRTIDATTNQSRFEATRKEMLELVKGIIGNPDLLSDGVRINFGYVGDMGKLPDSLSALFLPEGDNWKGPYVSGRFSEDQKGWLTDAWGQPYEYDKANLLIRSTGGRQTLTAKIIDDTNDLFNNSISGVITDITGGPPVELANKILIRLIVPRDGILVTETTRPRRDGFYEFSSVPIGYHLMVVKKEFGTQDSIIRMVSVPPRSKIVADFRFASGFRDNLKYVEGSASAWGDSLNCIGFSVFNSGEAVTLDSLVVILLDTTAFYESVNFQGSEVWNYAASVPPRRAGKNDVVALNPAPTINTNSVARFDLMNFKNHQINIYAPTVVMSGIKIAIKFSDGSIVEFTP, from the coding sequence ATGAACTCACGCTACAATAAACAATTAAAAGGTATTTATCAGATATTGAACTCCGATAAAGGTGTTACACTAATGGAATTGCTGGTGGTGATTTTGATAATTGCCCTATTAGGTGCAGTCGCGTTTCGGACCATTGATGCTACAACCAATCAATCCCGGTTTGAGGCAACAAGAAAAGAAATGTTGGAATTAGTTAAAGGCATTATCGGCAATCCCGATTTATTATCTGATGGCGTGAGAATCAATTTTGGTTATGTCGGTGATATGGGAAAATTGCCCGATAGTTTATCAGCATTATTTTTACCTGAAGGCGACAATTGGAAAGGGCCTTATGTGTCTGGTCGTTTTAGTGAAGACCAAAAAGGCTGGTTAACCGATGCTTGGGGACAACCTTATGAATATGACAAAGCAAACCTTTTGATTAGAAGCACAGGTGGTCGACAAACGCTAACCGCAAAAATTATTGATGATACTAATGATTTGTTTAACAATTCTATAAGTGGTGTGATTACAGATATTACCGGCGGACCGCCTGTCGAATTAGCCAACAAAATACTTATTCGCCTTATAGTGCCAAGAGATGGTATTTTAGTCACTGAGACAACTCGACCCCGACGAGATGGATTTTATGAGTTTTCTTCTGTTCCGATTGGTTATCATTTGATGGTTGTAAAAAAAGAATTTGGTACTCAAGATAGTATTATTAGAATGGTATCAGTTCCACCGCGTTCCAAGATTGTTGCCGATTTTCGATTTGCCTCAGGATTTCGAGATAACTTGAAATATGTTGAAGGTAGTGCTAGTGCGTGGGGTGATTCATTAAATTGTATTGGATTTAGTGTTTTTAATAGTGGTGAGGCTGTTACGCTCGATTCTTTAGTCGTTATCCTTTTAGATACCACAGCATTTTATGAAAGTGTTAATTTTCAAGGAAGTGAAGTCTGGAATTATGCAGCAAGTGTCCCGCCAAGACGAGCCGGTAAAAATGATGTGGTTGCATTAAATCCGGCACCGACAATCAATACTAATAGCGTCGCGCGCTTTGATTTAATGAATTTTAAGAATCATCAAATAAATATTTATGCACCAACAGTGGTGATGTCCGGTATCAAAATCGCAATTAAATTTAGCGACGGCTCAATTGTTGAATTCACACCATAA